In Phycisphaeraceae bacterium, a single genomic region encodes these proteins:
- a CDS encoding phage terminase large subunit family protein, translating into MATDVQRLRSGELCRLLNSTPLGECLNERPFHRHRTRAGLRIAADGDPQRINLLRYLAWLFDQRHAPPAAGDINSTSAPGYEAHRDRMRLRASLESISGRDVGELPAVQDSVRRSECERNFRGFCERYLPQTFHLKWSPDHLKVISKIETAVLDGGLFAMAMPRGSGKTSLCETACLWALLYGHRGFVALVGSDEDHAANMLDSIKAELENSDLLLADFPEVCYPIRKLEGIHQRATGQLFQGKQTHIGWTARELVLPTIEGSSAAGGIIRVAGITGRVRGMKYKRPDGGAVRPSLVLIDDPQTDESARSPSQCETRERILSGAILGLAGPGKKIAGLMTLTVVRPDDLADRLLDRDKHPAWQGERTKMVYSFPTNDAMWSRYAELRAAGLRADAGIAGATAFYRENQLAMDDGAVIAWPERFNHDEASAIQHAMNLRLQGEAAFWAEYQNEPLPETNAIDDDLLTADEIAAKTNGHARREVPIGCTRLTMFVDVQGKALFWMVAAWEDDFTGYLIDYGTEPDQKAAGGHFTLRDLRFTLGDMAPRAGLEGAVYAGLERLIESTVGREWRRDDGAMVRIDRCLIDANWGASTDVVYQFCRQSPHAGIVMPSHGRYVGASSIPFSEYRRKRGDRVGLNWRVPTITGRRAVRHVVFDTNYWKSFIHARLAVPMGDPGSVSLFGRTPAAHRHLADHMLSEYRVRTEGRGRTVDEWKMRVDGLDNHWFDCAVGAAVAASMEGAVLFGTGASMPAKRPRLKLSALRRDR; encoded by the coding sequence GTGGCCACTGATGTCCAACGCCTGCGCTCTGGCGAGCTTTGCCGACTGCTGAACTCGACGCCGCTCGGCGAGTGTCTCAATGAGCGCCCGTTCCACCGGCATCGAACGCGTGCCGGGCTTCGCATCGCAGCCGACGGCGATCCGCAGCGGATCAATCTGCTGCGCTACCTCGCCTGGCTCTTCGATCAGCGCCACGCCCCCCCGGCAGCAGGTGACATCAATTCAACTTCCGCGCCGGGGTATGAAGCGCATCGCGATCGGATGCGGCTTCGCGCATCGCTTGAGTCAATCTCGGGGCGCGACGTCGGTGAACTGCCCGCAGTGCAGGACTCGGTGCGGCGAAGCGAGTGCGAGCGCAACTTCAGAGGCTTCTGCGAGCGATACCTGCCGCAGACATTCCACCTCAAGTGGTCGCCGGATCATTTGAAGGTGATCTCGAAGATCGAGACGGCGGTGCTCGATGGTGGCCTCTTCGCGATGGCGATGCCTCGCGGCTCCGGCAAGACATCGCTGTGCGAGACGGCGTGTCTCTGGGCGCTCCTGTACGGACACCGCGGGTTCGTGGCGCTCGTCGGTAGCGACGAGGACCACGCCGCGAACATGCTCGATTCGATCAAGGCTGAGCTTGAGAACAGCGATCTCCTGCTCGCCGACTTCCCCGAGGTCTGCTATCCGATCAGGAAGCTCGAGGGGATTCACCAGCGCGCTACGGGCCAGCTCTTCCAGGGAAAGCAGACACACATCGGCTGGACCGCACGCGAGCTCGTGCTACCGACGATCGAGGGCTCGAGTGCCGCGGGTGGGATCATTCGCGTCGCCGGAATCACGGGCCGAGTCCGTGGCATGAAGTACAAGCGGCCTGACGGCGGCGCCGTGCGTCCGTCGCTTGTTCTGATCGACGACCCGCAGACAGACGAGAGCGCCCGCTCCCCATCGCAGTGCGAGACGCGCGAGCGCATCCTCTCAGGCGCGATTCTTGGACTCGCTGGCCCAGGCAAGAAGATCGCGGGACTCATGACGCTCACGGTCGTGCGCCCTGACGATCTGGCCGACCGCCTGCTCGATCGCGACAAGCACCCGGCCTGGCAAGGTGAGCGCACGAAGATGGTGTATTCGTTCCCGACGAACGACGCGATGTGGTCGCGCTACGCGGAGCTGCGTGCTGCCGGACTTCGCGCTGACGCTGGCATCGCCGGTGCGACCGCGTTCTATCGCGAGAACCAGCTCGCGATGGACGACGGCGCCGTGATCGCATGGCCCGAGCGCTTCAATCACGACGAAGCCTCAGCCATCCAGCACGCGATGAACCTCCGCCTCCAGGGCGAGGCCGCGTTCTGGGCCGAGTACCAGAACGAACCACTGCCTGAGACGAACGCGATCGACGACGACCTGCTCACTGCGGACGAGATCGCCGCGAAGACGAACGGCCATGCGCGCCGAGAGGTCCCGATCGGATGCACGCGGCTCACGATGTTCGTCGATGTCCAGGGCAAGGCGCTCTTCTGGATGGTTGCCGCATGGGAGGACGACTTCACCGGATACCTGATCGACTACGGCACTGAGCCGGACCAGAAGGCCGCGGGCGGCCACTTCACTCTCCGCGACCTGCGATTCACTCTTGGCGACATGGCCCCGCGCGCCGGGCTCGAAGGTGCGGTGTATGCCGGCCTCGAGCGTCTGATCGAGTCGACGGTCGGCCGCGAGTGGCGGCGGGACGATGGCGCGATGGTCCGCATCGACCGCTGCCTGATCGACGCGAACTGGGGCGCGTCGACGGATGTCGTCTACCAGTTCTGCCGCCAATCGCCGCACGCCGGGATCGTCATGCCGAGTCACGGCCGCTATGTCGGCGCGTCCAGCATTCCGTTCAGCGAGTACCGCAGGAAGCGCGGTGATCGAGTCGGACTCAACTGGCGTGTGCCGACGATCACGGGACGTCGCGCCGTGCGGCATGTCGTGTTCGACACGAACTACTGGAAGAGCTTCATTCACGCGCGCCTTGCGGTGCCGATGGGTGATCCCGGAAGTGTGTCGCTCTTCGGCAGGACGCCCGCGGCGCACCGGCACCTGGCCGACCACATGCTCTCCGAGTACCGCGTGCGCACGGAAGGGCGCGGTCGCACGGTTGACGAGTGGAAGATGCGGGTCGACGGTCTCGACAACCACTGGTTCGACTGCGCGGTCGGCGCCGCTGTCGCAGCATCGATGGAGGGCGCTGTGCTCTTTGGCACTGGCGCGTCGATGCCAGCGAAGCGCCCGCGCCTGAAGCTCTCCGCGCTCCGGAGGGATCGATGA
- the tnpB gene encoding IS66 family insertion sequence element accessory protein TnpB, producing the protein MLLLPASVRVYLCVEPTDMRKGFDSLAGIVRERFGDDPLSGHLFLFASKRADRLKILWWDRDGFVIWCKRLERGTFRVPADLRAQRDESRDGARIELPRRELAMLLEGLDRKDLRFSRRFSGASSSP; encoded by the coding sequence ATGCTGCTCCTTCCCGCCTCGGTCCGCGTGTACCTCTGCGTCGAGCCGACCGACATGCGCAAGGGATTCGACTCGCTCGCGGGAATCGTTCGCGAGCGCTTCGGCGACGATCCGCTCTCGGGGCACCTCTTCCTCTTCGCCTCGAAGCGCGCCGATCGCCTCAAGATCCTCTGGTGGGACCGCGACGGGTTCGTCATCTGGTGCAAGCGCCTCGAGCGCGGCACCTTCCGCGTGCCGGCGGATCTGCGCGCGCAGCGCGACGAATCGCGTGACGGCGCACGGATCGAGCTGCCGCGCCGCGAGCTCGCGATGCTGCTTGAGGGACTCGATCGAAAAGATCTCAGATTCTCGCGAAGATTCAGTGGCGCGAGCTCGAGTCCGTGA
- a CDS encoding AAA family ATPase, which produces MTSNAPTSVNGSLGIHARTCVAAGLCALPALRRGDEKRVALRRWKTYQSRLPSTDEVDSWFKTDAAAMCLVCGAVSGHLEMIDFDLGGEAFDAWRSAVEQTNPGLMERLVIESTPSGGKHVVYRCEAPVSGNTKLAQRRIVVGGAESVVVGGKTHVPRQNAAGEWFVIVTMIETRGEGGLFLCAPSEGYEITHGDLRAPPLITADERDILLGCAWALDEMPRPMVDGIAKSCGNQEEAKRQTSGSEHAAASRPGDDFNSRGDPRETLTKHGWTLVNPGENEHWCRPGKFAGTSATLKDRVFYVFSTNAPPFEAHKGYSPFAVYALLEHHGDFNSAASALAAQGYGAADRTHGVDLSEFITPAPPPAESPLVPAPLAVRELVAAYPQLRPPVIHGLLREGETMNIIASPKTGKSWLTLDLAIAVATGRPWLGRYETVPGSVLIIDNELHRETSAHRIPRVAHARGVAMREIDERIFVDNLRGRLQDIFTLAPYFAALEPGRFKVIVLDAFYRFMPAGGDENDNGTMANIYNRLDAFADTLGCCFVLIHHSTKGSQSSKSVTDVGAGAGAQSRATDTHLVLRPHEEQGVVVLDAAVRSWAPIEPTCLRWSFPIWTVDDALDPGALKPERPAKRKESKEDEPAPAPTWTVERFVQEFIGTEALTLSDLRETAAHQPGLSWRRVADFVAIAERRGIVERVTLPGRGGPSGYVIAGGGE; this is translated from the coding sequence ATGACGAGCAACGCACCGACCTCGGTGAACGGCTCGCTCGGGATTCATGCGCGCACATGCGTTGCGGCCGGACTCTGTGCTCTGCCAGCGCTCAGGCGCGGTGATGAGAAGCGCGTGGCGCTTCGGCGCTGGAAGACTTACCAGTCGCGATTGCCGTCCACCGATGAAGTCGACTCGTGGTTCAAGACGGACGCGGCCGCCATGTGCCTGGTCTGCGGCGCCGTCTCAGGCCACCTCGAGATGATCGACTTCGATCTCGGCGGCGAAGCCTTCGACGCCTGGCGCAGCGCCGTCGAGCAGACGAATCCGGGTCTGATGGAGCGACTCGTCATCGAGTCGACGCCGTCCGGCGGCAAGCATGTGGTCTATCGATGCGAAGCGCCGGTGTCGGGCAACACGAAGCTCGCGCAGCGCCGCATCGTGGTCGGCGGCGCCGAGTCCGTCGTGGTCGGTGGCAAGACGCATGTGCCACGACAGAACGCTGCTGGCGAGTGGTTCGTCATTGTCACCATGATCGAGACCCGCGGTGAAGGTGGGCTCTTCCTCTGCGCGCCGTCCGAGGGCTACGAGATCACGCACGGCGATCTCCGCGCGCCGCCTCTGATCACCGCGGACGAGCGCGACATCCTGCTCGGCTGCGCATGGGCGCTCGACGAGATGCCAAGGCCCATGGTCGACGGCATCGCGAAATCATGCGGCAATCAAGAGGAAGCGAAGCGGCAGACAAGCGGAAGCGAACACGCAGCGGCGAGCCGCCCTGGCGACGACTTCAACTCTCGTGGCGACCCCCGCGAGACACTGACGAAGCACGGATGGACGCTGGTCAATCCGGGCGAGAACGAGCACTGGTGCAGGCCGGGCAAGTTCGCGGGCACGAGCGCGACCCTCAAGGACCGCGTCTTCTACGTCTTCTCGACGAACGCGCCGCCGTTCGAGGCACACAAGGGCTACTCGCCATTCGCCGTCTACGCGCTGCTCGAGCATCACGGTGACTTCAACTCCGCCGCAAGCGCGCTCGCGGCGCAGGGCTACGGCGCTGCCGACCGGACGCATGGCGTCGATCTCTCGGAGTTCATCACGCCAGCGCCGCCGCCAGCAGAATCACCGCTCGTGCCAGCGCCGCTTGCCGTGCGTGAGCTGGTCGCTGCCTACCCGCAGCTCCGGCCACCTGTGATCCACGGCCTGTTGCGCGAGGGCGAGACGATGAACATCATCGCGAGCCCGAAGACCGGCAAGAGTTGGCTCACGCTCGACCTCGCGATCGCCGTCGCCACCGGCCGTCCCTGGCTCGGTCGCTACGAGACGGTCCCCGGCAGCGTCCTCATCATCGACAACGAGCTGCACCGCGAGACGAGCGCTCACCGCATCCCGCGGGTCGCCCATGCACGCGGCGTCGCCATGCGCGAGATCGACGAGCGGATCTTCGTCGACAACCTCCGAGGTCGCCTCCAGGACATCTTCACGCTCGCGCCCTACTTCGCGGCGCTCGAGCCCGGGCGCTTCAAGGTCATCGTGCTCGATGCGTTCTATCGCTTCATGCCCGCGGGCGGCGACGAGAACGACAACGGCACGATGGCGAACATCTACAACCGCCTCGACGCGTTCGCCGACACGCTCGGCTGCTGCTTCGTGCTCATCCACCACTCGACGAAGGGCAGCCAGTCTTCGAAGAGCGTGACCGATGTCGGCGCGGGCGCCGGCGCGCAGAGCCGTGCGACCGACACGCATCTCGTGCTGCGCCCCCACGAGGAGCAAGGCGTTGTCGTGCTCGATGCCGCGGTGCGTTCGTGGGCGCCCATCGAGCCGACCTGCCTGCGCTGGTCGTTCCCGATCTGGACCGTGGACGACGCACTCGATCCTGGCGCCCTCAAGCCTGAGCGTCCCGCGAAGCGGAAGGAGTCCAAGGAAGACGAGCCCGCACCGGCGCCGACTTGGACCGTCGAGCGGTTTGTGCAGGAGTTCATCGGGACCGAGGCGCTCACGCTCTCTGACCTGCGTGAGACGGCTGCGCATCAGCCGGGGCTCTCATGGCGGCGAGTTGCTGACTTCGTGGCCATCGCCGAACGGAGGGGAATCGTCGAGCGCGTCACGCTGCCTGGTCGGGGTGGACCATCGGGTTATGTCATCGCCGGAGGTGGCGAGTGA
- a CDS encoding transposase has protein sequence MRGRSTDAERRRILRDWKRSGLSSHDFARVCGVSHASLYKWKRELGAADSRRSPAFVEVVTPVSARAETDLPRDGAESGVELVYGATLRIHLRCGFDPATLRRAIEALAH, from the coding sequence ATGCGTGGACGATCGACTGATGCGGAGCGGCGGCGCATCCTTCGGGATTGGAAGCGGAGCGGTCTGAGTTCGCACGACTTCGCGCGTGTCTGCGGCGTGAGCCATGCGTCGCTCTACAAGTGGAAGCGTGAGCTCGGCGCGGCCGACAGCAGGCGATCTCCAGCGTTCGTCGAGGTCGTGACGCCAGTCTCGGCACGCGCGGAGACCGATCTCCCTCGGGACGGAGCAGAGTCCGGTGTCGAGCTCGTGTACGGCGCGACGCTGCGCATCCATCTTCGTTGTGGATTCGATCCTGCGACGCTTCGTCGCGCGATTGAAGCGCTCGCACACTGA
- a CDS encoding ParB N-terminal domain-containing protein, which yields MKIELRPLTDITPYEANPRINDDAIDAVAASLKQFGFRQPIVVDVDGVIVCGHTRWKAAQKLGLEKAPVHVAKDLTPEQIRAYRIADNKTAELAEWNMDLLAIELDALRSIDVDLESLGFDGDELAKIFAGDMNDGLTDPDDVPSQPDAATTHPGDLWLLGDHRLLCGDSSSVADLDRLLDGQPIHLINSDPPYNVRVEPRSNNAIAAGLSSFAGTPATHHQKFDKARNPDSKATHKKLRAKDRPLANDFVTDEAFDVLLDAWFGNMARVLLPGRGFYIWGGYANLGNYPPYLKKHELYFSQGIVWDKQHPVLTRKDFMGAFEICFYGWREGAAHLFLGPNNATDLWHVKKVNPQSMVHLTEKPVELAVRAMQYSSRSGENVLDLFGGSGSTLIAAEQTCRHAFLMELDALYCDVIVQRWEKFTGRKAERIAPTATASPEKAPAKAGAGVSE from the coding sequence ATGAAGATCGAACTTCGTCCGCTCACTGACATCACGCCCTACGAGGCGAACCCGCGCATCAATGACGACGCCATCGATGCGGTTGCCGCTTCGCTCAAGCAGTTCGGGTTCCGCCAGCCGATCGTGGTCGACGTCGACGGCGTGATCGTTTGCGGGCACACGCGCTGGAAGGCGGCACAGAAGCTCGGCCTCGAGAAGGCGCCGGTGCATGTCGCCAAGGACCTCACGCCAGAGCAGATCCGCGCATATCGCATCGCCGACAACAAGACCGCAGAGCTCGCCGAGTGGAACATGGATCTGCTTGCGATCGAGCTTGATGCGCTGCGGTCGATCGATGTCGATCTCGAGTCGCTCGGCTTCGACGGGGACGAGCTCGCGAAGATCTTCGCGGGCGACATGAATGACGGGCTCACCGATCCCGACGATGTGCCCTCGCAGCCCGACGCAGCGACGACTCATCCGGGTGACCTGTGGCTTCTTGGTGATCACCGACTCTTGTGCGGCGACAGTTCGTCCGTGGCGGACCTCGATCGCTTGCTTGATGGTCAGCCGATCCACCTGATCAACTCCGATCCGCCATACAACGTTCGAGTTGAGCCGCGCTCGAACAACGCGATCGCAGCAGGGCTGTCATCGTTCGCGGGAACACCGGCGACGCACCATCAGAAGTTCGACAAGGCGCGGAACCCCGACTCAAAGGCCACGCACAAGAAGCTGCGCGCGAAAGATCGACCGCTCGCGAATGACTTCGTGACGGACGAAGCGTTCGATGTATTGCTCGATGCGTGGTTCGGCAACATGGCGCGCGTGCTGCTGCCGGGACGCGGGTTCTACATCTGGGGCGGCTACGCGAATCTCGGCAACTACCCGCCGTATCTCAAGAAGCACGAGCTGTACTTCTCGCAGGGCATCGTCTGGGACAAGCAGCATCCGGTGCTCACGCGCAAGGACTTCATGGGCGCGTTCGAGATCTGTTTCTACGGTTGGCGCGAAGGCGCCGCGCATCTCTTCCTCGGCCCGAACAACGCGACCGACCTCTGGCATGTGAAGAAGGTGAACCCGCAGAGCATGGTGCACTTGACGGAGAAGCCTGTCGAGCTCGCGGTGCGTGCCATGCAGTACTCGTCGCGCTCGGGCGAGAACGTGCTCGACCTCTTCGGCGGCAGCGGCTCGACGCTGATCGCTGCGGAGCAGACTTGCCGTCACGCGTTCCTCATGGAGCTCGACGCGCTCTACTGCGATGTCATCGTTCAGAGATGGGAGAAGTTCACCGGCCGCAAGGCTGAACGGATTGCGCCCACGGCGACCGCGTCCCCGGAGAAAGCGCCAGCGAAGGCTGGCGCGGGAGTGAGCGAGTGA
- a CDS encoding IS66 family transposase, protein MVTTAQIEALTDEQTLRDVAMRIIAERDAALDRAVKAESELALTLHKLRLQLAARFGPRIEKLDAKQLALFHEEIRSAQSSTAEETILVPAHPRSRSGRKPLPDHLPREEVRHDLSAEERVCPCCHEPRVEIARSEREIVEIVPAQVKVIRHVRPVYACPSCRGQVVKAPAPALPLGKSYAGASLLSLVAVSKFCDHAPLYRQEGMLARSGLDLSRSTLCNWLAEGADLITPLVELMRSEVLQSRVIQTDDTPIPTLGLLPGRAKEGRLWVYLGDREHRHAVFEYSSSREGKWPQQWLKDFKGFLQSDAFAGYAPLHAPDGPLIEVACWAHARRKFHESRDLAPGFCLDVLNRIAGLYAVEKEARSEDQPDRALTPDQRAALRREKSKQVLEDLFAFLESKRDEYLPKSPVRAAIEYVLSRRNAFARYLDDGVLEIDNNDCERSLRCVAIGRKNWLFAGSAFGGERAAKWFTLIASARIAEVEPWAWLTDALARLAQLRDQPASDQQREHELRALLPAAWLESHPAARLPLAR, encoded by the coding sequence ATGGTGACGACGGCGCAGATCGAGGCATTGACCGACGAGCAGACGCTTCGCGATGTGGCGATGCGCATCATCGCCGAGCGCGACGCTGCGCTTGACCGCGCGGTCAAGGCAGAGAGCGAGCTCGCGCTCACCCTGCACAAGCTGAGGCTCCAGCTCGCCGCGCGGTTCGGACCGCGCATCGAGAAGCTCGACGCGAAGCAACTCGCGCTCTTCCATGAGGAGATCCGCAGCGCCCAGTCGAGCACCGCGGAGGAGACGATCCTCGTTCCGGCGCATCCGCGATCCAGAAGTGGCCGCAAGCCGCTTCCCGATCATCTCCCGCGCGAAGAGGTTCGCCATGATCTCTCCGCGGAGGAGCGTGTCTGCCCATGCTGCCACGAGCCTCGTGTCGAGATCGCACGCTCAGAGCGAGAGATCGTCGAGATCGTGCCTGCGCAGGTGAAGGTCATCCGTCATGTGCGACCGGTCTACGCCTGTCCTTCGTGCCGAGGGCAGGTGGTCAAGGCGCCAGCGCCCGCGCTTCCGCTCGGCAAGAGCTATGCCGGTGCGAGTCTGCTCTCCTTGGTCGCGGTCAGCAAGTTCTGCGACCACGCGCCGCTGTATCGCCAGGAAGGCATGCTCGCGCGAAGCGGACTCGACCTCTCGCGCTCGACCCTCTGCAACTGGCTTGCCGAGGGCGCCGACCTCATCACGCCGCTCGTCGAGCTCATGCGAAGCGAAGTGCTCCAGTCGAGAGTGATCCAGACCGACGACACGCCGATCCCCACACTCGGCCTTCTTCCGGGTCGAGCGAAGGAGGGACGCCTGTGGGTCTACCTCGGCGATCGCGAGCATCGCCACGCGGTCTTCGAGTACTCGTCTTCGCGTGAGGGCAAGTGGCCGCAGCAATGGCTCAAGGACTTCAAGGGCTTCCTGCAATCCGATGCGTTTGCCGGCTATGCGCCCTTGCATGCGCCGGACGGCCCGCTGATCGAAGTCGCCTGCTGGGCGCATGCGCGGCGGAAGTTTCACGAGAGTCGCGATCTCGCCCCCGGCTTCTGCCTCGATGTGCTCAATCGAATCGCCGGGCTATACGCCGTCGAGAAGGAGGCCCGCTCCGAAGACCAGCCCGATCGGGCGCTCACTCCCGACCAGCGCGCCGCGCTGCGCCGCGAGAAGTCGAAACAGGTGCTCGAAGATCTCTTCGCCTTTCTCGAATCGAAGCGCGACGAGTATCTGCCGAAGAGCCCCGTCCGCGCGGCCATCGAGTATGTGCTCTCACGCCGCAACGCATTTGCGCGCTATCTCGATGACGGTGTGCTCGAGATCGACAACAACGACTGCGAGCGTTCGCTTCGGTGCGTGGCGATCGGCCGCAAGAACTGGCTCTTCGCCGGCAGCGCCTTCGGTGGCGAGCGTGCCGCAAAGTGGTTCACGCTGATCGCGTCCGCACGCATCGCCGAAGTCGAGCCGTGGGCGTGGCTCACCGATGCGCTCGCACGACTTGCACAGCTCCGCGATCAGCCGGCGTCGGACCAACAACGCGAGCACGAGCTCCGCGCGTTGCTCCCGGCCGCCTGGCTCGAATCCCATCCCGCCGCAAGACTACCGCTCGCGCGCTGA
- a CDS encoding DUF3085 domain-containing protein — MPRLHFTDQTLVLRMVEAAVKGGKPLMLAHDHGLYLCHDDIKHEPPLPGGVSGCVCAFVNGCDPEMNPAAFEVARQLVGGDDFGIALPLGGMDDLLSDLKRGHRLAIAFGQRAVTILTQAPPTKQQPAPAARGRGAESPSTARNRSDNMSKSKKSTKKTAARKGGPATSKAIANARKEVEANLKAIAAADQENAHGKKRDERATSKDGAAPSERAVATTKPAKQAKAAKQPKTKKAKRTSALDAAAQVLAGAKEPMTAGALIDAMAKRDLWKSPGGKTPHATLYAALIREIKAKGKDARFRKTDRGLFIATNGKAG, encoded by the coding sequence ATGCCACGACTTCATTTCACAGATCAAACGCTCGTCCTCAGGATGGTCGAGGCGGCGGTCAAAGGCGGCAAGCCGCTGATGCTCGCGCATGACCACGGGCTCTACCTCTGCCACGACGACATCAAGCACGAGCCCCCGTTGCCGGGGGGAGTGTCGGGCTGCGTCTGTGCCTTCGTGAACGGATGCGACCCAGAGATGAACCCCGCTGCCTTCGAGGTCGCGCGGCAACTCGTGGGCGGCGACGACTTCGGCATTGCGCTTCCGCTCGGAGGCATGGACGACCTGCTCTCTGATCTCAAGCGCGGCCATCGCCTCGCCATCGCATTCGGCCAACGCGCCGTGACCATCCTCACGCAGGCACCACCGACCAAGCAACAACCGGCTCCAGCCGCACGCGGGCGCGGCGCGGAGTCTCCATCCACAGCCCGCAACAGGAGTGACAACATGTCCAAGAGCAAGAAGAGCACGAAGAAGACCGCCGCCCGCAAAGGCGGCCCCGCCACGAGCAAGGCGATCGCCAACGCACGCAAGGAGGTCGAGGCCAACCTGAAGGCGATTGCGGCTGCCGATCAGGAGAACGCCCACGGGAAGAAGCGCGACGAGCGCGCGACCAGCAAGGACGGCGCGGCGCCGAGCGAGCGAGCGGTCGCAACGACGAAGCCAGCGAAGCAGGCCAAGGCGGCGAAGCAGCCGAAGACCAAGAAGGCGAAGCGCACGAGCGCGCTCGACGCGGCCGCACAGGTGCTGGCCGGTGCCAAGGAGCCCATGACCGCGGGCGCCCTCATCGACGCAATGGCTAAGCGCGATCTCTGGAAGAGCCCGGGCGGCAAGACGCCGCACGCGACGCTCTACGCGGCGCTCATTCGCGAGATCAAGGCGAAGGGCAAGGACGCGCGATTCAGGAAGACCGATCGCGGCCTCTTCATCGCCACGAACGGGAAGGCGGGCTGA